In Alkalihalobacterium alkalinitrilicum, a genomic segment contains:
- a CDS encoding methyl-accepting chemotaxis protein translates to MGEKKSYRLSIRKKLVVGISGLALITYGTSAFFIFFLADYLQGFWSINSDIFTIITLVLGVIWCGILGFLAAPLITKPLSELEEAARKAAAGDIKVDVKISKSDDEIRALGLAFNEMLSSLRLMVKDIEDNFEQTNQKVSEITNASELASEKADNIGRTIEEIAKGAESSADAIQNTAESMEDVSTIAMKVQDRASASKGSAEHMVEKLTESRKVIDHLVNGIKKLAEDNQHSLTAVERLNRQAKQVEDIISLVGDIAAQTNLLALNASIEAARAGEQGKGFAVVANEVRKLADESSKAVQGITKLITDIQHEVQNVVTQITAQVQVANEQSEKGSETNEAIRLMEKSILEVSEAIHDISQLIDNQLGSIMSTTQETQEVAAIAEETSAGALEVATATDQQTAIIEEVAATAQILNGQAQKLKATIAKFST, encoded by the coding sequence GTGGGGGAGAAAAAATCATATCGCTTGAGTATTCGAAAGAAACTAGTAGTAGGAATTAGTGGGCTTGCGTTAATTACATATGGGACAAGTGCTTTTTTTATTTTCTTTTTAGCAGATTATTTACAAGGCTTTTGGAGTATCAACAGTGATATCTTTACAATTATTACGTTAGTTTTAGGGGTTATCTGGTGTGGAATTCTAGGGTTTTTAGCTGCACCACTTATTACAAAGCCGCTAAGTGAACTTGAAGAAGCAGCAAGAAAAGCCGCGGCAGGCGATATAAAAGTCGATGTAAAGATTTCAAAGTCAGACGATGAAATTCGAGCATTAGGTTTAGCGTTTAATGAGATGCTGAGCAGTTTACGTTTAATGGTAAAAGATATTGAAGACAACTTTGAACAAACGAATCAAAAAGTATCAGAAATTACAAACGCTTCTGAATTAGCTTCGGAAAAAGCAGATAATATTGGACGTACGATTGAAGAAATTGCAAAAGGTGCAGAGAGCTCTGCAGATGCGATTCAAAATACGGCGGAGTCAATGGAAGACGTTTCAACGATTGCGATGAAAGTACAAGACCGTGCGTCTGCTTCAAAAGGGTCTGCAGAACACATGGTCGAAAAGCTTACAGAAAGCCGTAAAGTCATTGACCACCTCGTGAATGGAATTAAGAAATTAGCAGAAGATAATCAACATTCATTAACAGCTGTTGAACGCCTAAATCGTCAAGCCAAACAAGTAGAAGACATCATTTCTTTAGTTGGAGATATTGCCGCGCAAACCAATTTATTAGCATTAAATGCATCCATTGAAGCGGCGCGAGCAGGCGAGCAGGGAAAAGGTTTTGCTGTTGTTGCTAATGAAGTTCGCAAACTGGCAGATGAAAGTTCAAAAGCGGTACAAGGAATTACAAAGCTGATTACAGATATTCAACATGAGGTGCAAAATGTTGTAACGCAAATTACAGCACAAGTACAAGTTGCGAATGAACAATCGGAAAAAGGGTCCGAAACGAATGAAGCGATTAGGTTGATGGAAAAATCTATATTAGAAGTATCTGAAGCCATTCACGATATCTCACAATTAATCGATAATCAGCTCGGATCGATTATGTCGACAACACAAGAGACGCAAGAAGTAGCGGCAATTGCAGAAGAAACGTCAGCGGGCGCTCTAGAAGTCGCAACTGCAACCGATCAACAAACAGCAATTATTGAGGAAGTTGCTGCAACGGCACAAATATTGAATGGACAAGCTCAAAAATTAAAAGCGACTATCGCAAAGTTTTCAACGTAA
- the rpiB gene encoding ribose 5-phosphate isomerase B yields MKVAIGSDHGGINIKEEIKQLMGEMGIEFEDVGCECTDSVDYPDYALPVAEQVANGKVDRGILICGTGIGMSIAANKVKGVRCALVHDMFSAKATREHNDSNVLAMGERVIGPGLAREIAKVWLETAYEGGRHERRVSKIKEYENQ; encoded by the coding sequence GTGAAAGTAGCAATTGGTTCAGATCATGGCGGAATTAACATTAAAGAAGAAATTAAACAATTAATGGGTGAAATGGGAATTGAGTTTGAAGACGTGGGCTGCGAATGTACGGATTCAGTCGATTATCCTGATTATGCGTTACCAGTAGCCGAACAAGTGGCAAATGGTAAAGTCGATCGTGGCATTTTAATTTGCGGGACAGGCATTGGCATGTCAATTGCCGCAAACAAAGTTAAAGGAGTACGTTGTGCGCTCGTTCACGACATGTTCAGTGCAAAAGCTACGCGTGAACATAACGATAGTAACGTTTTGGCGATGGGTGAGCGTGTCATTGGTCCAGGGCTTGCAAGGGAAATTGCAAAAGTATGGCTTGAAACAGCTTATGAAGGTGGAAGACACGAACGTCGTGTAAGTAAAATTAAAGAGTACGAAAATCAGTAA
- a CDS encoding TIGR01440 family protein has protein sequence MADLMEQIKKDILQVLQELNEEMPLSSEHILVIGTSTSEVIGKKIGTSGSEGVSEALFSAFAQFKERTGVQLAFQCCEHLNRAIVVEKATVKEHRLEEVSVIPVKGAGGSMAACAYQMMDQAVVVEAIAADAGIDIGDTLIGMHLKRVAVPLRSSIRSIGEAHVTLAKTRPKLIGGERAVYKNSGNHEDCF, from the coding sequence ATGGCCGATTTGATGGAACAAATCAAAAAGGATATTCTGCAAGTGTTACAAGAATTGAATGAGGAAATGCCGTTATCGAGTGAGCATATTCTTGTCATTGGGACCAGTACAAGTGAGGTCATCGGTAAAAAGATAGGGACGAGTGGATCAGAGGGTGTAAGTGAAGCCCTCTTTTCCGCTTTTGCTCAATTTAAGGAACGAACGGGAGTGCAGTTAGCGTTTCAATGCTGTGAGCATTTAAACCGAGCGATCGTTGTGGAAAAAGCGACGGTAAAAGAGCATCGACTCGAGGAAGTTTCCGTCATACCTGTAAAAGGTGCAGGTGGCTCAATGGCGGCTTGTGCCTATCAAATGATGGATCAAGCGGTCGTAGTCGAAGCGATTGCAGCTGATGCAGGGATTGATATTGGCGACACGTTAATTGGAATGCATTTGAAACGAGTGGCTGTACCTTTACGCAGTTCAATCCGCTCGATTGGTGAAGCGCACGTCACGCTTGCGAAAACGAGACCGAAGTTGATTGGTGGCGAACGTGCAGTTTATAAAAATAGCGGAAATCATGAAGATTGTTTTTGA
- the glyA gene encoding serine hydroxymethyltransferase: protein METLKNQDPKVYEAIQLELGRQRDKIEMIASENFVSEAVMATQGSVLTNKYAEGYPGRRYYGGCEYVDIVEDLARDRAKEIFGAEYVNVQPHSGAQANMAVYFTILETGDTVLGMNLSHGGHLTHGSPVNFSGVQYNFVEYGVDQETQTIDYDKVLELAKEHKPKLIVAGASAYPREIDFEKFRSIADVVGAYLMVDMAHIAGLVAAGLHPSPVPHAHFVTTTTHKTLRGPRGGMILCKEEFGKKIDKSIFPGIQGGPLMHVIAAKAVAFGEALQPEFNTYAENIVKNAKRLGEKLTSEGIKLVSGGTDNHLLLLDLTGLKLTGKVAEHALDEVGITTNKNTIPFDPESPFVTSGIRIGTAAVTSRGLDEAAMDELGEIMALTLKNIDNEEKLKEASARVDALTKKFPMYPNL from the coding sequence ATGGAAACGTTAAAAAATCAAGATCCTAAAGTATATGAAGCAATCCAACTAGAGTTAGGTAGACAACGAGATAAGATTGAAATGATTGCATCAGAAAACTTTGTAAGTGAAGCTGTAATGGCAACACAAGGCTCAGTTCTTACAAACAAATATGCAGAAGGTTACCCAGGACGCCGCTATTATGGTGGTTGTGAATATGTTGATATCGTCGAAGATTTAGCTCGCGATCGTGCAAAAGAGATATTTGGTGCAGAGTATGTTAACGTACAACCGCATTCAGGAGCACAAGCGAACATGGCGGTATATTTTACGATTTTAGAAACTGGTGATACAGTACTTGGAATGAACTTATCGCACGGCGGTCACTTAACCCACGGAAGTCCAGTTAACTTCAGTGGAGTTCAGTATAACTTCGTGGAATACGGAGTAGATCAAGAAACACAAACAATTGACTATGATAAAGTTCTTGAGCTAGCAAAAGAGCATAAACCGAAATTAATCGTAGCAGGTGCGAGTGCATATCCTCGTGAGATTGATTTTGAAAAGTTTCGTTCGATTGCAGATGTTGTGGGTGCATACTTAATGGTTGACATGGCTCATATTGCAGGACTAGTTGCTGCAGGTCTTCACCCAAGCCCTGTACCGCACGCTCATTTCGTGACAACGACAACACATAAAACATTACGTGGACCTCGTGGTGGAATGATTCTTTGTAAAGAAGAGTTTGGTAAGAAAATTGATAAATCTATTTTTCCTGGTATTCAAGGTGGTCCATTAATGCACGTTATTGCAGCAAAAGCAGTAGCATTTGGAGAAGCCCTTCAACCTGAATTTAATACGTATGCGGAAAATATCGTGAAAAACGCGAAACGTCTAGGGGAAAAACTGACGAGTGAAGGAATTAAACTCGTTTCAGGCGGCACGGATAATCACCTTTTACTGTTAGACCTTACAGGCCTAAAGTTAACAGGTAAAGTTGCTGAGCATGCTCTAGATGAAGTAGGAATCACAACGAATAAAAATACAATTCCATTCGATCCAGAAAGTCCATTTGTAACAAGTGGAATTCGTATCGGTACAGCTGCAGTTACATCTCGTGGCTTAGACGAAGCGGCAATGGATGAACTTGGCGAAATTATGGCATTAACATTAAAAAATATTGATAACGAAGAAAAATTGAAAGAAGCAAGTGCACGCGTCGATGCATTAACTAAGAAATTCCCAATGTATCCAAACCTATAA
- the upp gene encoding uracil phosphoribosyltransferase, which produces MSKVFVFDHPLIQHKLTFIRDKSTGTKEFRELTDEVAALMAFEITRDLPLQEVTVETPVGPALSKTIAGKKLGLVPILRAGLGMVDGILRLIPAAKVGHVGLYRDPDTLQPVEYYVKLPADIEEREFIVIDPMLATGGSAVEAIHSLKKRGAKTIKLMCLIAAPEGVEIVKEAHPDVDIYLAALDEKLNEKGYIVPGLGDAGDRLFGTK; this is translated from the coding sequence ATGAGCAAAGTTTTTGTTTTTGATCACCCTTTAATTCAACATAAGTTAACTTTCATTCGTGATAAATCTACTGGTACAAAAGAGTTCCGTGAACTTACCGATGAAGTAGCTGCACTTATGGCTTTTGAAATTACTCGTGATCTTCCATTGCAAGAAGTCACTGTGGAAACCCCAGTTGGACCTGCTTTATCAAAAACGATTGCAGGTAAGAAGTTAGGTCTTGTTCCGATCCTACGTGCAGGACTAGGCATGGTTGATGGAATTTTACGCCTTATTCCAGCGGCAAAAGTAGGTCATGTTGGATTATATCGTGATCCAGACACACTTCAACCTGTCGAATATTATGTCAAATTACCAGCAGATATTGAAGAACGTGAATTTATCGTGATCGATCCGATGTTAGCTACAGGAGGATCAGCAGTAGAAGCGATTCATAGCTTAAAGAAACGTGGAGCAAAAACCATTAAATTAATGTGCCTTATCGCTGCTCCTGAGGGAGTAGAAATCGTGAAAGAAGCACATCCCGATGTTGATATTTATCTAGCTGCACTTGATGAAAAACTCAATGAAAAAGGTTATATCGTACCAGGTCTCGGCGACGCTGGAGATCGTTTATTTGGAACGAAATAA